TAAGAAAGAGTATATCCGGGTTTAAGGTCTTTTTTATTTCCCGGATTCTTGGAACTGTCAAGTCACCTCCCAAACCTTGACAGTTCAAGCAGACAAGAGCTAAGGAATCAGGTTTTGCGGAGGCCGAAAATCCGCCCTTCGCTTCCTTGTTGCTGGGACATGCACCATTGTTGGGGGGTCTTGCGCCTGAGAGTCAGGTAAGTCTGCATTCCCACTCCTTTCCACACATAATTTCTTGCGAGGCGGGTTAGTGGAGCGAGCTGTCATCTGTTTCGAGAGGCGCGTATTTTGGAGAGGACTTCTATTCACTTTTGCTCTAGTTGTTTTATTTCCTTGAGCTGCTGGATTAGCAGTGGTTCCTCTCTTTGCCGGTGCTTTGCTTGCAGCTTTCTTTTTACTTGAGGATGCTTGAGGAGTTTTGGTTTTAGTGCTTATAGGAGAACCAATTCGCAGTGCAGCAGGGACTCTCTGACCAGACACAGGGAGGTCCCCAGCCGGTGACTGGGTCTGTTTGCTACCAGAACTTCCTTCATTAAGCTTATTGCGGAGGTCTCCTTGCTCATAGTTGACCTCAACATATTGCAGCCGTGCTATCAATGAGCTTGAGAGGCCTCCAGACCTCTGGGGTTCCTGTTGGGGACGCTCAATTCTCTCCAGTGCTGATCGTCACTCTGAGGAGTGGCTGTTAATCTCACCACGTTCCGGAATAGCCGGTAGTTCCATAGGCTCCCTGGCTGGATTCGGGGGAGGGGTCCTTGAGGACTGAGAATACTGAGGACGATCCCCATGAAGGTGGTAATCTCTCAAAGAATGGGTGGAGGAACGGTCTCTGAGCTCTCTTCTCTCAAATGTAGGCCTCCTGTCCTGAGCTCTCCCTACAGGTCTTGAATCATAAGATGATTGGTGTTGCGCATAGTCATGGTAAGGTCTCCTTTCCGGATAACTTGGTCGAGAGGTAGTTGATCTTTGAGATACCGCATGATCATCCCTAGAATGGGAATCCGAGTTCCTCATTTGGCTCGACGGAGCTCGTCGGTGGTCCTGACGTCTTCGGTGCTCCTCTATGCTCCTCAGTGTATTCTGCTGACTTATTCCCAACGTGTGGGTAGATGTTCTTGTCGAGACTGGTTTAGTAGGGGAATCATCCTCCTCATGGAAGAGAGAGTAGCAGTAGAAACAGTGTTTCTGCAGATTTTCTTACTCCAAGTCCACATTGAAGACTTCACCAGATTGAAGTTGGACCGGTAGCTGCATCTCCAGATTTTTGAGACAATCAATATCCACACGAACTCTGCCTTGGGGAATGTCCTCATCAATGTGGATACCAAGCTCTTCTCCAATAGTTTCTAGAACCTTGAAGGTCCAGAAGTGTAGGGACAGGCCGTGAATATTAATCCAGAATGGAGTACGCCTGGGGAAAGAGTTTGATACGATTGGCTCCCATCGTTGTAGAATGATCATCCATCTTTTGTAGTGGAAAGGTGCTCGCCTCATTACAGATAATAAGGCATCTTCCGTCTCAAATTTGACTTGGAACAAGTCTGGCCCTAGAGTTCTTCCTGTGACAGCGGTTTCGAGGTTCCAGAATTGGATTAGCCAGTCCAGGACCCACTGAGGTTTTTGGATCGATGGCTTGGTGACCCGACCTAAGAGAGTGAGCTTGTTGTCTTCAATGAGTTCCGAGTTGTCACTTGATGGGAGTAGGACAGGGGCTCTTCTACTTTGCGAAGAGGGTTTCCGTGTTGGGGTTCTAGATGCTTCAGGCACCCATTTTCCTTTTTCGGATCTTGAATACCGGTTTGACATGTTGATGTAGATTGCACGCTCCAGTTAGCTGGGTTAAGGATCCTCACTGCGAGGTAACGACGAGGTGGTCGGTAGATACTGATTGTGGTAGCTTTCAATTACGAGGGAGGGTACTGTCCACCGGTCCTCAGCGATGAGGTAAAGAAGCTGGTAGGTTTTAGTTTATGAAGTTTTCGACGAACAAAGCTCCCAGATCTGCCatgagtttttttccagatcccATTTTTACACTGTACAAAGAACCACCATAAAAGGGGAAATCGATTGACCCAAAAATCCTCACGCCGTAAAGTGGATGCGGTGGTTGTCGGAGCTACAGGACGGAGGAGCTAAGGTGGAGAGCGGTGGAGATCGAACTAGATCTGAGAAATATGCTTGTCTGGGGAAATGGGCCTGGGAGAGATTTCAAAAAACGCGTGCATCTCACACGCTAGGGTTTTTCCGCCCCTGCTATTCtacatttcataatgtgttaaAGCATTTAGGGATTGAACCTGCAGAGTCTCAGATCACACAATAGActataaatttcagattaaaCTAGGTGAATAATAAGAAAGAAGTAAACGGTAgtattgtgacaaaaaaaaagtaaacagtAGTAAATTAATACAGTTGTAAATTCTGGAAAAAAAATACGCTAGACCCATGGTAGTTCACAGGAAATCATATATCAAACAATTATCAAGGTTTATTAAGAACAGTTCTAGAACTCAAATCACATCAAACAATTTTCGTTGGCGAGAGATAATCTATATCTAATTCGTAAAATCCTAAATTTCTTTGCAGATTCAATCAATTCAGACAAGAATTAAAATCATGTTTGATATGTTCACTAAATCAGTAAACCAAATTTATTTGCATATAGGTATTAAGCTCATCAAAATTAATTCATGCAATTAATAATGCTTTCGCATCTACTAATTATCTTAAGATCTAGATTTCAAATTGTCAATCCAAATCTAGCATTGAGAACAATCAAGATGAAGAATAAAAGATAAACCCTAACACTTCATTCTAACAATTCATTCGATCCTTTGAAAACCCTAAGTCCAACTGGTGATTTATTCAAACATGATCAACAAAACACAAATCATATTCTGAGCACATTTATCCAGAACCGAATAACGGGaatcgaaccaaaccaaaaaattaGGGTTGATTCGGATTTAGGTCCTATCAATTATTCGATTGGGTCATATGTCagtaaaactataaaaaaaaaacaaaatcaatgagaaaccgaaccgaaatccgaatgGGTACATGAATTTCTATAGTataatttatattcttataaattttaactatattcagttttaaaataaatggatAAGTTAAAAGTATTATTTATAAGCCGAAATACCTAAAAATGAATTATCACAAtactttttattcaaaatattcaaTATTATCTGAATTATccaattttttaacaaaaactcAAACGAAGTGATATTTAGTCTGAACACCCAAATTTCTGATACGATTTTTAATCCGAATTAACCGAAAAATTGGAACCAAATAGGATCCGCAATTACCTCAAATATTAGCAGGTTCCCAATTTTGTTACCCGAaccgaaataaccgaaaccgaaccaaaattttaaaatacccGGATAGATGTAAACTTCTAGAACTGAAGGATCAAAGAATcgaaaaaaaaacgaaccgaTAACCGAATGTCCATGGCTAGTTATTGGTATCATGCGTTCACTATGTGCgtggatttatattttttgtagcGAAATAATAAACGTAAGtagttgatatatatatgtatattttaacccaaaaaaagcgcaaaaaaaaactcaattaaCCAAAAGCTCAAGAACCCAGCATGAATTCTGAAAATCACTAAAGACATTTTGTTCTCAGAGAAGTTAGCTtaagtctttcttcttcttaatctCCTAGATTCAATGCTTATACACACAAATGGATCATCCACGCATTAGATCAATGTCCATATGGGCATGATGCATGTCCATTGATCTTGAACCTATTGACCACATCCCTGCAGGCGTCTGAACAAGGTTATGGCTTTGCTGACGAACATCAGGCGACGTTGCTGCTGTGTTATCGCCCAAAGCGTCAGTTTCTTGGACATCTTCATTTCGTTTTTTAATCTTCCCTTTAGGAATAGCCCAAATGAAGCTCCCAATGATAACCTATTAAGGAGACAACACACAAGTTTAGATAAAAATGATGTCTAAAGAAGTTTGATGATGTTTACAAGCAGGCTCACCTGAACTGAGCTTGCTGCTATTAGAGGCCCTCCAACTCCACCACCAATGACACGAAAATCCGGGCAAGCGAGTGAGACCGCTAGATTCACAGTGCGGTTTGGGTAGTCATTGTCAGTTGCGTTCGGATAAGAAGTTGACAGAGTTAAGAGCTCAAAACGACCCTATAGACCATAGAGTAAACACAACAACATGAGTAGTGTTCTTCTCTTGTAAATCATAATAAACTGTAAGGACAACAATATCAAACCTCGTATTTAATAGCTCCCTGTGATGGCGATGGCTGAAGAATAGTTGCAGTAGAGACTGCACCAGTAACGGATAAAACACAAATGGCTCTTGGACTTTGCTGTGAAAAGGACACAACCTTTGATGCAATGTCCTGACAAACAAGACAAGAATGTAGATTAAAGACTAATCTCAAGAAACCTTAAAAGAAGAGactagaggaagaagactatACTTCACCAACGGAAACTGCGATTACGTGCGGGGTGAAGCTCATCCCGGACGATGAAGGCAGCGATCCACCTTAGAAGGCACAACATCAGGACGCAAAGTTTAGTAAAAACATAGCTTAAGATAAAAGCCCTTAGAATAAAagattattcaaatttataaaactcTATATTGAAAAATTCTAAAGCTTTATTTAGTCTAATAACTCTTCCCACCAGTTTTCAAAACCAATGTCCTCATAAACTAGTACAAGTCAATATAACCTCATTCCACCATTTACAGAGCCTTTCACATTAAATTTCATGAAGAGGGGTTTATTACCAATGGAACTAAGCCTTTGCTTCTTGCCGGAACAAGGAGGTCTTCCACGGCCACGTTTGTTAGAGTTTGGGGacatggaggaggaggaggagactgAAGGAGACAATGCCAAGGAAACAGAACCGTCTTGTCCGTATTTTCTAGGTCTTCCTCTCTTCCGCTTCACAAACGTCTCACCAGACGGAGGAAGTGCAACCGGCGTTGGAGAATCAACCTGAGAAGTCTCAACTGGTAAAGGAGGAGACACGAGTCCAGTGGAGCCGCCTCCTTGGTTTAGGTTTGGCACGAAAGGAGAGTTGGGATTGGAGAAATGTTGAAACCCTTGCAATCCATAAAACGACGCTTGGGTTTGTGGAGGAGCAGAACCAGGCATGCCTCTTTGGATATAGTAAGAACCCGACCCGGATAACGCCATTGCTTCTCTTTGATCCATTGCTTCTGCCAAAAGGATGCAAAACTCGCTGGGGGACCTTATAAAGGTTTCGAACTTTATGGGGCTAACTGGCTACAAAAGGGGGAAGGGAAAATATCTGATTCTTATATGAAAGGATAAGAACAAAAAGCAGAATCTAAAGAGGCTTTTAAAGATATTATGACTTGGGGGTTAAGTTAACCATGCAACTGAAAAATCTCTCAAAGCTTATCAACAACACACAAGCTTCTATTTAACCTAATAGGTTTTATGTAGCTTTAGTATCAAGCTATGTAGATCCAAAAGAGAAAAGGGAAACAACCAAGAAATAAGATATGAACCTTTTCTTCTCCATCAACAACGGTGAAGAAAGGGTTTaattactttctctctctctctctctctctctctagttcttCTTTTGCTTTACTGAGGTGATAGAGggaaacagaagaaaacaaaaatactaGTGTATCAATCAGGTCTCTCTCCCTTATTGAGAGTTGAAAGCATTTACCGTAGATACACACAATTTTGATGTCTGACTTTGACCAtacgctctctctctctatactctcTAGACTTCGTCCTAGCATCTTGTAATTTACAGGTGTGTGACGTTATTGATTGAGGCGCGTGTGTCAACCGTCATGATAGTTGGGGGAGAGAGTGAAGGTCACGCTCAAGAATGTGATGTTATCTACTCAAGACTTGTTACTCTCTGGATACACTGTTGATGATGATAAACACCGGCAAAGCTTTCAAATTTATCAAAACTCTGTTAATTTCTTTTCTCTCTCAGAGGATCTAATGTTTAGATTCCAGCCATATACACTTTAGAATGTAACTATACATTCAGTAAAGAGAAAGAACTAAAACTACTTTTGTGGATAAATTAAGCAATTATTGTTCTTGTCTCTACTGATCTAATCTCCAAATGTTTATCTATAAACAAGCCATTGATGAAAATTTAGACCTAATAATCTATCAGACAATACAGAATCTGAACAATCAACATAGGTTCTTCAACCGAATTTCAAGATAAGAACAAAATTGATTCCAAAATTTTGAGATATAAACATTAAGATAGAAGAGCCAATGCATTAGCTTTCTAACATTAATGGAACAGCGAATTATTGATGTAATGTGGTTTTTGAGCAATTAGAAAACTAGTGTGCTTTATTACTTGCCAAGTGCTCCATTGTTTGAGCAGTTTTAAGTAGATAGTAGTtggagtttaatttttttattcagtGTTTTCTTCCCAACTGCAAAATCCACATTTCTTTTTCCTCTCACTACCGTCAAGCTTGataacacaaaatcaaatagaCCCTagatcaagaaacaaatctcttCATATAGATATAGGACTTGTTTGCATGTTGCAGTGACCTGCGACCAAAAATCAAAATGTTGTTCGGTTTTTTTTATCGCAGATTCCGTTACTTACGACCAGCTACTGCAACGTGCAACATGCAATTAAATGTTGTTTATTTCGGTGTTGAAAGTACCTGCAATCAGCCACCAGCGATCAGGTGCAAGTTGTAAAAATTTTTTTAGTCACTAATTTTTTCAGCGACTTAATATTGTGTGACTTCTGAGTGAAATATCAAACGAACAACAACATGTAATTTGCAACATTCAATTGATCGCGCAATCAATCTTGTGACAGAAAAACGAATAACAACCTGCTAGATACACCGACCGCAGGTGACATACAAACTCCATGGTGTATCAATTCTTGTCAGGTTCATTCCCTCAAAGCGGCACCGTTTGTTATAAACTTTTATGGACCGAATATGCATGGTCAAGCCCGGCTTGGGAAACCAAGGCCCAATAGAAGACGAATACGGCGTCGTGTTGGAACGGAACGTAAACAAACCCTGTAAGCAACCGTTTCCAAAACGACGTCGTGGAGGTTGCTTAGAAGAAGcgatcttctctcttctctctgctCTCTCCTCCTTCCTTCTCCGGGAAGCTCGCAATCATCAAACTTCTGGCGATTGCTCAATCACGCTTACCTTAGTGACGATCTGAGATATCTAAGTCTACTCGTCAAGCTCCGAAAATTCGGCAGGTATTGTATCTATGCTTCAAAATTTTCGAGATGTAGATCTGGATTGTAGTCATAGTGAATTTGATGCAGTTGCTGACCGATTTGATCTGTAGACTGAGAGAGatctaaataatttaatttgcgTTTTCTGTATTTGAATCTGTTTCTTGGCCTTCAACTGTTTATTGTTTTGGCCATGAACAGAGTTTTGTAGAATCTCATTGATTCACAATGGAGCGTATAGTACATGAGAGCACAAACGAACGTGCGGATCAATCGAAAGAGACACAAACGTCGCTTATAAGCGGAGTCCCTGACGATATCTCGAATCTCTTCTTAGCTAGAGTTCCAAGATCACACCACATGGCGATGAAATGCGTTTCCAGGAGATGGAGAGATTTCATCTCCAGTGACGACTTCTGCGACTATCGCAACAAGTCTAACTTAGCCGAGTCTTGGATCTACGCCTTGTGCCGCCACAACACGTGTGGCCGTGTCTTCTTACACGTGCTGAATCCCTCTTCTTCGAGAAGATCATGGAGAAGAGTCCATGAGATTCCTACGCATATCACTTTTAGAGACGGTATGGGTTTTGCAGTGTTGGGTAAGAGACTGTTTGTGTTGGGTGGATGCGGTTGGGTTGAAGGTGCTAGTGATGATGTTTATTGCTATGATGCTGCTATGAACACTTGGCTTCACTTACAACCTTCTCTTTCAACTAGAAGGTTAGGGTTCTTGATACTTGCCATTTTAGCAAATAGTTCAGTGTTTGATCTTCTGATTGCGTTTTGCAGATGCTTCTTTGCTTGTGAGACGCTGGACGGGAAGATTATGGCGATTGGTGGGTTAGGAGTGAACTCAAAAGCTCCACAGACTTGGGACATCTACGATCCTGTAACGAAAGCATGTGTATCCTTCTCAGACGCGAATATTGTCCGTGATATTGAAGATTCATTTGTAATGGATGGGAAGGTTTATGTTCGCGGTGGTGTTGGAGCTGTAGTATATGATGGATTGAGCGGAGTTTGGAAGCGCGTGGAGGATGATATGGCATCAGGGTGGCTAGGTCCAGCAGTTGTTGTAGGAGATGATCTCTATGTTTTTGATCAGAGTTTTGGAGCTACGCTGACAATGTGGTGCAAGGAAACGAGGGTGTGGATTCGTATCGGGAAGCTATCTCAGTTGGTTATGACGCAGCAATGTCGGCTTGTTGCTATGGGAAGTAATATATTTGTGATTGGTAAGGATTGCTCTACTGTGGTGATTGATGTTGAGAATGTGAGGAAGAAGACGGTGAATGGAGTAATGGTGTGTTCTTCTATACCCAAGACTTGGGATGATACTATTGATGTTATTTGCTGTAAATCTATAGCTATATAATGTTTAACACTGTACTTTTGATCCTTGCAAACTGTTTATCTTGCTCATGTAAAATCACAAGCCTGTGTGAATCAGGTGATTCTAATCACAAATCCAAATCTCAAAA
Above is a window of Brassica napus cultivar Da-Ae unplaced genomic scaffold, Da-Ae ScsIHWf_86;HRSCAF=154, whole genome shotgun sequence DNA encoding:
- the LOC125606384 gene encoding uncharacterized protein LOC125606384 yields the protein MSNRYSRSEKGKWVPEASRTPTRKPSSQSRRAPVLLPSSDNSELIEDNKLTLLGRVTKPSIQKPQWVLDWLIQFWNLETAVTGRTLGPDLFQVKFETEDALLSVMRRAPFHYKRWMIILQRWEPIVSNSFPRRTPFWINIHGLSLHFWTFKVLETIGEELGIHIDEDIPQGRVRVDIDCLKNLEMQLPVQLQSGEVFNVDLE
- the LOC125606386 gene encoding AT-hook motif nuclear-localized protein 11-like produces the protein MDQREAMALSGSGSYYIQRGMPGSAPPQTQASFYGLQGFQHFSNPNSPFVPNLNQGGGSTGLVSPPLPVETSQVDSPTPVALPPSGETFVKRKRGRPRKYGQDGSVSLALSPSVSSSSSMSPNSNKRGRGRPPCSGKKQRLSSIGGSLPSSSGMSFTPHVIAVSVGEDIASKVVSFSQQSPRAICVLSVTGAVSTATILQPSPSQGAIKYEGRFELLTLSTSYPNATDNDYPNRTVNLAVSLACPDFRVIGGGVGGPLIAASSVQVIIGSFIWAIPKGKIKKRNEDVQETDALGDNTAATSPDVRQQSHNLVQTPAGMWSIGSRSMDMHHAHMDIDLMRG
- the LOC125606385 gene encoding F-box/kelch-repeat protein SKIP4-like produces the protein MERIVHESTNERADQSKETQTSLISGVPDDISNLFLARVPRSHHMAMKCVSRRWRDFISSDDFCDYRNKSNLAESWIYALCRHNTCGRVFLHVLNPSSSRRSWRRVHEIPTHITFRDGMGFAVLGKRLFVLGGCGWVEGASDDVYCYDAAMNTWLHLQPSLSTRRCFFACETLDGKIMAIGGLGVNSKAPQTWDIYDPVTKACVSFSDANIVRDIEDSFVMDGKVYVRGGVGAVVYDGLSGVWKRVEDDMASGWLGPAVVVGDDLYVFDQSFGATLTMWCKETRVWIRIGKLSQLVMTQQCRLVAMGSNIFVIGKDCSTVVIDVENVRKKTVNGVMVCSSIPKTWDDTIDVICCKSIAI